The genomic segment CCGGCGGATCGTCGCGGCCTGGGCGCCGGCCCGTCCGAAGACCTTGAGCGTGGTCAGCCCGGCCACCACGTCGAGGAAGTGGTGCGACAGGCGCGAGAGCAGCCGGAACTGGCGGCGGTTGGCCGCCTCGGTGTGCATTCCGACCAGCGCCATGAAGACCGGGATCAGCGGCAGGGTGACCATGATGGTCACGGTGGCGGTGAGGTCGGCCGGCAGCAGCCGGGCCAGCACGACGGCCGGGACGAGGGCGGCCAGCACGAGCTGCGGCAGGTAGCGGGCGAAGTAGGCGTCCAGCGCGTCCAGCCCGCGGGTGATCAGCGTGGTGACCGCGCCGGTGTCCGGACCGCGGCCGGGGCCGAGCGCGGCCAGGTGGGCCAGCAGTCGTCCGCGCAGTTCGCTCTTGACCGCGGCCGACGAGCGGGCCGCGGTGGCCTCCTGCGCCCACGCCACGACGGCCCGGGCGGCGACCACAGCGGCCAGCGGAAGGAGGACGCCCGGACCGGCGCCGTCGAGGAACACGGCGGTGATGCCGTGGGCGAGCAGCGTCGCCTGGGCGACGATCAGCCCGGCCAGCAGGACGCCCAGGGCCACCGTGGCGACGAGGTAGGTGCGGGTGGTGCGGGCGTACCGCAACAGCCGCGGGTCCAAGGGCTTCACACCGGGATCCGTTCGATCGTGAGACGCTTGCGGAACACCCAGTACGTCCAGCCCTGGTAGGCCAGCACGATCGGGGTGAAGGCAACCGCGACCCAGGTCATCACCTTGAGCGTGTACGGCGTGGACGCCGCGTTGTCGACGGTGAGGCTGTTGGCCGCGGCGATGCTGGACGGCATCACGTCCGGGAACAGCGTCACGAACAAGCCGGCGACGGCGATCACGAGCGTGGCCCCGGTGGCGAGGAAGGCCCAGCCTTCGCGGCGGGCGCGGGTGGCGAGCGCGGCACCGGCCAACGCGAGCGCGGCCGCTGCGAACAGCAGCCAGCCGGCGACGTCGTGATGGGTGCTCGCCGTCCAGGCAAGGAACCCACCGGCGATCAGGATCGCGGCCGGGGCAAGGCGCTCGGCCAGCCGTCCCGCCCGCTCCCGCATCTCGCCGCCGGTCTTGAGAGCCAGGAACACCGCGCCGTGCAACAGGAACAGCGTCAGCGTGGTCAGTCCCCCGAGCAGCGCGTACGGGTTGAGCAGGTCGAAGAAGCTGCCGACGTACTCGTGGTTCGCGTCCAGGCGTACGCCTCGCACGATGTTGCCGAAGGCGACGCCCCACAGGATCGCCGGAACGAGGCTGCCGCCGATGATGCAGGCGTCCCAACGCTTGCGCCAGGTGTCGTCGTCGCGCTTGCCCCGGTACTCGAAGGCGACCCCGCGCAGGATCAGCGCGACCAGGATGAGCAGCAGCGGCAGGTAGAAGCCGGAGAACAGGGTGGCGTACCACTCGGGAAACGCGGCGAAGGTGGCACCGCCGGCCACCAGCAGCCACACCTCGTTGCCGTCCCACACCGGGCCGATCGTGTTGATGAGCAGGCGGCGCTCGCGGTTGTCGCGGGCGAGCACGGGCAGCAGCATGCCGACGCCGAAGTCGAAGCCTTCGAGCAGGAAGTAGCCGGCCCAGAGGACCGCGATCAGCGCGAACCAGACGGTGGTGAGTTCCATGACCGGCCTCTCAGTAAGCGAACGCCAGCGGGCGGTCGGGGTCGTCGGTGTGTTCCTCCACCGCAGGGGCGCCGGCTCGCGCGTACCGGACGAAAAGCCCGACCTCGACGACGGCAAGAACTCCGTAGAGGACTGTGAGCACGATCAGCGAGGTGGCCACCGTCCCGGCGCCGACCGACGGGGACACACTGTCCGCGGTCTTGAGCACGCCGAACACGCTCCACGGCTGCCGGCCCATCTCGGTGAAGATCCAGCCGAACGAGTTGGCCGCCAGCGGCATCCCGATCGAGGCGATCGCCGCGAGCCACAGCCACCGGTTGGTCGGCGCCCGGCCACGCCGGGTGGCCCAGAGCGCAGCCAGCGCGACCAGCACGGCCAGGCCGCCGAACCCGATCATCAGGCGGAACGACCAGTACGTGACCGGCACGTACGGCTTGTAATCGCCGGGGCCGTACTTCTCGGCGTACTCGGTCTGCAGGTTGTTGATCCCCTCGACCTCACCGCTCGGGCTGCCGGTAGCCATGAACGACAGCAGCGACGGGATGCGCACGCTCGCCAGTTCCTCGTCGCCGTCGAGCGACCCGATGGTGAAGATCGAGAAGCTCGCGGGCTTCGACGTGTCGTAGAGCGCCTCGGCCGCGGCCATCTTCATCGGCTGCTGCTCGGTCATGATGCGCGCCTGCAGGTCACCGGTGATCAGCACGCCGACGCCGGCGATGAGCACGACCCAGGCGCCGAGCTTGAGGCTGGGCCGGAACACCTCGACCTGGTTGCGGCGCTTGAGGTGCCACGCGCTGACCGCGAGCAGCACCGCGCCGCCGGTCAGGAAGCAGGCCGTGATCGTGTGCGGGAACGTGACCAGCGTGGTCGAGTTGGTCAGCACGGCCCAGATGCTGTGCAGCTCCGCGCGGCCGGACTCGGTGTTCACCTCGAACCCGACCGGGTGCTGCATCCAGGAGTTGGCGGCCAGGATGAAGTACGCCGAGAGCAGCGTCCCGGCCGAGGCCAGCCAGATCGTCGCGAGGTGCACCTTGCGGGGCAGCCGGTCCCAGCCGAAGATCCACAGGCCGAGGAACGTCGACTCCAGGAAGAAGGCGAGCAGCCCCTCGATCGCGAGCGGGGCGCCGAAGATGTCGCCGACGAAGCGGGAGTAGTCGCTCCAGTTCATGCCGAACTGGAACTCCTGCACGATGCCGGTGACCACGCCCATCGCGAAATTGATCAGGAACAGCTTGCCCCAGAACTTGGTGGCGCGCAGGTAGTGCTCCTTGCCGGTGCGCACCCAGGCGGTCTGCAGGCCGGCCACCAGGGCCGACATGCCGATGGTGATCGGCACGAACAGGAAGTGGTAGACGGTGATGATGCCGAACTGCCATCGGGCCAGATCGAGCGCGTCCACGGCGGGGTCCTTTCCACGGATGCCCCCGAGTCTGGTGATCACACCGCCGGCCGGTCAGGGCCGAAAGTCCCGTCCGGTCCTGGGCCATGGTCCCGACCGGGCGGCGAGCAGGCGAGGCCCGATCGAGGCGCGGCGCAACCGTGAGCGGAGCCGCTCCTGCATCAGGTCCGTGGCTTCTTGCATTCCCTCACCACGACGCCTTGCGGACGCCGGGCAGCTCGCCCTCGTGGACCATCTGGCGAAAGCGCACCCGGGACAGCCCGAAGCGGCTGAGCACTCCCCGCGGCCGCCCGTCCACCATGTCACGGCTACGCCGCCGCGACGGGCTCGAGTCGCGGGGCAACGCGGCCAGCCGGCGCACCGCCTCGGCCCGGGCGTCGGGGTCCGTCGCCGGCGCGGCAATGGCCCGCTTGAGCTCGGCCCGGCGCTCGAAATGCCGGGCGCTGAGCTCGGCGCGGCCATCAGAGTTGCGCCCCGCGTGCCCGCAGCCGGGCCACGACAGCCTCGATGCCGTCCCGATCAATGATCTTGATCCCGGTGGTGCTGACGTTCAGGCGCACGTGCCGGCCTTCGGCGGGCAGGTAGTACCGACGACGTTGCACGTTGGGATTCCAGCGCCGCCGCGTGCGGCGGTGCGAGTGCGAGACGTTGTTGCCGAACGACGGTTGCTTGCCGGTGACATCACAGACGAATGACATGCCGTGACTTTACAATGAAAATCGTTTCCAACAAGATGGGGGGCATGACCGACCCTCGTCCGCATGTGACCGTGCTCGCCGGCTTCTCTCCCGCA from the Paractinoplanes abujensis genome contains:
- the cydB gene encoding cytochrome d ubiquinol oxidase subunit II, translating into MELTTVWFALIAVLWAGYFLLEGFDFGVGMLLPVLARDNRERRLLINTIGPVWDGNEVWLLVAGGATFAAFPEWYATLFSGFYLPLLLILVALILRGVAFEYRGKRDDDTWRKRWDACIIGGSLVPAILWGVAFGNIVRGVRLDANHEYVGSFFDLLNPYALLGGLTTLTLFLLHGAVFLALKTGGEMRERAGRLAERLAPAAILIAGGFLAWTASTHHDVAGWLLFAAAALALAGAALATRARREGWAFLATGATLVIAVAGLFVTLFPDVMPSSIAAANSLTVDNAASTPYTLKVMTWVAVAFTPIVLAYQGWTYWVFRKRLTIERIPV
- a CDS encoding cytochrome ubiquinol oxidase subunit I — its product is MDALDLARWQFGIITVYHFLFVPITIGMSALVAGLQTAWVRTGKEHYLRATKFWGKLFLINFAMGVVTGIVQEFQFGMNWSDYSRFVGDIFGAPLAIEGLLAFFLESTFLGLWIFGWDRLPRKVHLATIWLASAGTLLSAYFILAANSWMQHPVGFEVNTESGRAELHSIWAVLTNSTTLVTFPHTITACFLTGGAVLLAVSAWHLKRRNQVEVFRPSLKLGAWVVLIAGVGVLITGDLQARIMTEQQPMKMAAAEALYDTSKPASFSIFTIGSLDGDEELASVRIPSLLSFMATGSPSGEVEGINNLQTEYAEKYGPGDYKPYVPVTYWSFRLMIGFGGLAVLVALAALWATRRGRAPTNRWLWLAAIASIGMPLAANSFGWIFTEMGRQPWSVFGVLKTADSVSPSVGAGTVATSLIVLTVLYGVLAVVEVGLFVRYARAGAPAVEEHTDDPDRPLAFAY
- the rpmB gene encoding 50S ribosomal protein L28 translates to MSFVCDVTGKQPSFGNNVSHSHRRTRRRWNPNVQRRRYYLPAEGRHVRLNVSTTGIKIIDRDGIEAVVARLRARGAQL
- the rpsN gene encoding 30S ribosomal protein S14, which encodes MSWPGCGHAGRNSDGRAELSARHFERRAELKRAIAAPATDPDARAEAVRRLAALPRDSSPSRRRSRDMVDGRPRGVLSRFGLSRVRFRQMVHEGELPGVRKASW